One region of Corvus moneduloides isolate bCorMon1 chromosome 1, bCorMon1.pri, whole genome shotgun sequence genomic DNA includes:
- the LRATD2 gene encoding protein LRATD2, with amino-acid sequence MGNQVEKLTHLNYKEVPTADPTGMDRDEGPRIGVSYIFSNDDDELEQQQDSVHDLGGENPALQPYDPQLHEVECSVYYRDECIYQKSFSEEDTQLEEGDEGGGGHLSTYTPENLLNRCKPGDLVEFVCQAQYPHWVVYVGDFQVVHLHRLEVVNSFLTDASQGRRGRIANQLYRYKPLSPAVVVRNALEQVGCKDRDLSWRNSECFAAWCRYGKREFKIGGELRIGKQPYRLQIQLGDKRSHTLEFQSLEDLIMEKRRNDQIGRAAVIQELSSHLQAAEEEEEDHHHPGAQTAVE; translated from the coding sequence ATGGGGAACCAGGTGGAGAAGCTGACCCATCTCAACTACAAGGAAGTTCCCACGGCCGACCCGACAGGTATGGACAGAGATGAAGGGCCCAGGATCGGGGTTTCCTACATCTTTTCGAATGACGATgatgagctggagcagcagcaggattcGGTGCATGACCTGGGGGGTGAAaaccctgccctgcagccctaCGATCCCCAGCTGCACGAGGTGGAGTGCTCAGTCTATTACCGGGATGAGTGTATTTACCAGAAGAGCTTTTCAGAGGAGGACACGCAGCTAGAGGAGGGTGATGAAGGAGGTGGGGGGCATCTGAGCACCTACACCCCGGAGAACCTGCTGAATAGGTGTAAACCAGGTGACCTGGTGGAGTTTGTGTGCCAAGCCCAGTATCCGCACTGGGTGGTCTATGTCGGGGATTTTCAAGTTGTGCACCTGCATCGGCTGGAGGTGGTGAACAGCTTCCTCACCGATGCCAGCCAGGGCAGACGGGGCCGCATTGCCAACCAGCTGTACCGCTACAAACCCCTCAGCCCGGCCGTGGTGGTGCGCAATGCCCTGGAGCAGGTGGGTTGCAAGGATCGGGACTTGAGCTGGAGAAACTCTGAGTGTTTTGCTGCCTGGTGCCGATACGGCAAGCGAGAGTTTAAAATCGGCGGGGAGCTGCGCATAGGCAAGCAGCCCTACCGATTGCAGATCCAGCTGGGTGACAAGCGCAGCCACACGCTGGAGTTTCAGAGCCTGGAGGATCTGATaatggagaagaggagaaatgaCCAGATTGGTAGGGCTGCTGTGATCCAGGAGCTCTCCAGCCAcctgcaggctgcagaggaggaggaagaagaccATCATCATCCAGGTGCTCAGACTGCTGTGGAGTAG